A single genomic interval of Salmo trutta chromosome 13, fSalTru1.1, whole genome shotgun sequence harbors:
- the LOC115206757 gene encoding cell wall protein DAN4-like — TTTSTSTTTTTSTSTSTTTTTTTSTSTTTTTSTSTTTSTTTSTSTTTTTSTSTTTSTTTTTTAFTTASTSTPTSTSTSKTTTISTSTTTTTTTTTAAFTTASTSTPTSTSTTTSKTTTTTTTSTSTTTTTSTSTTTTTSTSTTNSTSTITSTTTTTTTSTSTITSTTTTTTTTTTITTSTTTSTSTSTSTNISTSISTTATTSTATTTDSNHCCISSRYVFCTVDNTSSQMLSAVKVKVVDVDRQQRSAGPLCPAEQDAFSPSTSQPLCPAEQDAFSPSTSQPLCPAEQDAFSPSTSQPLCPAEQDAFSPSTSQPLCPAEQDAFSPSTSQPLCPAEQEGTASTRMR; from the exons accactacctctacctctaccactaccactacctccacctctacctctaccactaccactaccactacctctacctctaccactaccactacctctacctctaccactacctcaaccactacctctacctctactactaccactacctccacctctaccaccacctctaccactaccactaccactgccTTTACCACTGCTTCTACCTCTAcacctacctctacctctacctctaaaACTACcactatctctacctctaccactaccactaccactaccactaccgctgCCTTTACCACTGCTTCTACCTCTAcacctacctctacctctaccactacctctaaaACTA ctaccactaccactacctctacctctaccactaccactacctctacctctaccactaccactacctctacctcaacCACTAACTCAACATCTACCattacctctaccactaccactaccactacctctacctctaccattacctctaccactaccactaccactaccactaccactatcactacctctaccactacatctacctctacctctacctctaccaatatctctacctctatctcaaCCACTGCCACTACCTCTACCGCTAC caccacggacagtaACCACTGTTGCATCAGCTCGCGCTATGTGTTCTGCACCGTGGACAATACCAGTAGTCAGATGTTGAGTGCAGTCAAGGTGAAGGTGGTGGATGTGGACAGACAGCAGAGGAGTGCCGGG cCCCTCTGCCCAGCGGAGCAGGATGccttctccccctctacctctcagcCCCTCTGCCCAGCAGAGCAGGATGccttctccccctctacctctcagcCCCTCTGCCCAGCGGAGCAGGATGccttctccccctctacctctcagcCCCTCTGCCCAGCGGAGCAGGATGccttctccccctctacctctcagcCCCTCTGCCCAGCGGAGCAGGATGccttctccccctctacctctcagcCCCTCTGCCCAGCGGAGCAGGAGGGCACTGCCAGTACA